From a single Salinirussus salinus genomic region:
- a CDS encoding ABC transporter substrate-binding protein: protein MTRKQLSGTSRRRVLQGTGAGLAAMMAGCLGGGGNGGGNGNGGGGDPADMPDVFMLTDYNNEPWQSQWEDLSGSFTEETDIGMNIEYSGMSGQQENRLATLIQSGNPPDINTSTFDQVADVWSTDGLTTTNEVVEAAESVNGELIASPLTVDDDIWQVPHGYYTSTFNYREDVYEELGLSVPTSFQGLIDNARAIDNSNIEIRGYGLAGQKTGKSQDEFQSYLGQMGVSTIGLRWKDPDARNELEVWWPEEEITTLLEFFNQLSEYSPDPTSLGWSSSISNYLGGQFAQQYHLNTWPAGIAAASDIPEVAYNTGIAPLPYWEEGGASQGDSWLFDPTVDGHHIFAGGDNTPGAREWLEYVYGDSLERTAGIYQAEPTRFLPIYEDILTSDTFTGYDFWQQGENQKLLEQLQYTQETIIGDHYGQVPESDLNDPVALYVTRQWFYGELINRVITGTDSVQEAYEWGRDRLETRLEEGRNRFR, encoded by the coding sequence ATGACCAGGAAACAGCTCAGCGGTACGAGTCGGCGGCGGGTGTTGCAGGGAACAGGTGCAGGACTGGCAGCGATGATGGCCGGCTGTCTCGGCGGCGGTGGCAACGGGGGCGGCAACGGTAACGGCGGCGGGGGCGACCCCGCAGACATGCCCGATGTCTTCATGCTGACGGACTACAACAACGAGCCGTGGCAGTCCCAGTGGGAGGACCTGTCCGGCTCGTTCACGGAGGAGACGGACATCGGGATGAACATCGAGTACTCGGGGATGTCCGGGCAACAGGAAAACCGGCTGGCGACGCTGATCCAGTCCGGCAACCCCCCGGACATTAACACGTCGACGTTCGACCAGGTGGCCGACGTCTGGTCGACCGACGGGCTCACCACCACCAACGAGGTGGTGGAGGCCGCCGAGTCGGTCAACGGCGAGCTGATCGCCAGCCCGCTCACTGTCGACGACGACATCTGGCAGGTGCCCCACGGCTACTACACCTCGACGTTCAACTACCGGGAGGACGTCTACGAGGAACTCGGCCTGAGCGTTCCGACGTCCTTCCAGGGACTCATCGACAACGCGCGGGCGATCGACAACTCGAACATCGAGATCCGGGGGTACGGGCTGGCGGGCCAGAAGACCGGCAAGAGCCAGGACGAGTTCCAGTCCTACCTGGGTCAGATGGGTGTCTCCACCATCGGCCTGCGGTGGAAAGACCCCGACGCACGCAACGAACTCGAGGTCTGGTGGCCCGAGGAGGAGATCACCACGCTGCTTGAGTTCTTCAACCAGCTCTCGGAGTACTCACCGGACCCGACGTCGCTGGGCTGGTCGTCGTCGATCTCGAACTACCTCGGCGGGCAGTTCGCCCAGCAGTACCACCTGAACACGTGGCCGGCGGGCATCGCCGCCGCCTCCGACATCCCGGAGGTCGCCTACAACACCGGTATCGCGCCCCTGCCCTACTGGGAAGAGGGTGGCGCCAGCCAGGGCGACTCCTGGCTGTTCGACCCGACGGTCGACGGCCACCACATCTTCGCGGGCGGGGACAACACCCCCGGCGCACGGGAGTGGCTCGAGTACGTCTACGGCGACAGCCTCGAACGGACCGCGGGCATCTACCAGGCCGAGCCCACCCGGTTCCTCCCCATCTACGAGGACATCCTCACCAGCGATACCTTCACCGGCTACGACTTCTGGCAGCAGGGCGAGAACCAGAAGCTCCTGGAGCAGCTGCAGTACACCCAGGAGACCATCATCGGTGACCACTACGGCCAGGTGCCCGAGTCGGACCTCAACGACCCGGTGGCGCTGTACGTCACCCGGCAGTGGTTCTACGGCGAGCTGATCAACCGCGTCATCACGGGTACGGACTCGGTGCAGGAGGCCTACGAGTGGGGTCGCGACCGCCTCGAGACCCGGCTCGAAGAGGGTCGCAACCGCTTCCGCTAA
- a CDS encoding minichromosome maintenance protein MCM has protein sequence MARAEDTELIDVFEEFYRSYYRNEIGELAQKYPTEQKSLYIDWGDLYRFDPDLADDFRTKPDQLREYAEEALRLYDLPVDVSLGQAHVRVRGLPESTEIRDIRADNRGALLSVQGIVRKVTEVRPKVTNAAFECQRCGTLTRIPQSDGDFQEPHECQGCERQGPFRVNFDQSEFVDAQKLRVQESPEGLRGGETPQAIDVNIEDDITGEVTAGDHVTVTGILKLDQQGSDREKSPMFDTYMTGLSVEIEDEQFEEMDISESDKTEIVELSNDPEVYEKMVGAIAPSIYGYEMEKLAMALQLFSGVTKHLPDGSRLRGDLHMLLIGDPGTGKSMLLQYIRQIAPRSVYTSGKGSSAAGLTAAAVRDDFGDGQQWTLEAGALVLADQGIAAVDELDKMAPDDRSAMHEALEQQSISVSKAGINATLKSRCSLLGAANPKYGRFDQYEPIGEQIDLEPALISRFDLIFTVTDQPDQEEDARLAEHILQTNYAGELNTHRTETTASNYTEEEVETVTEEVAPTIEPDLLRKYVAYAKRNCFPTMTEEAKAEIQDFYVDLRAEGTGDDAPVPVTARKLEALVRLAEASARVRLSDTVEKEDAERATDIARSSMEDIGMDPETGEFDADVVETGTSKSQRDRVKNILDLVGEIEEEYDEGAPVDVVVERAEEQGIEPSKAEHEIEQLKQKGEVYTPTKGHLRTT, from the coding sequence ATGGCCCGAGCGGAGGACACGGAACTCATCGACGTCTTCGAGGAGTTCTACCGGAGCTACTACCGCAACGAGATCGGGGAGCTCGCCCAGAAGTACCCCACCGAACAGAAGTCGCTGTACATCGACTGGGGTGACCTGTACCGGTTCGACCCCGACCTGGCCGACGACTTCCGCACCAAGCCCGACCAGCTGCGGGAGTACGCCGAGGAGGCGCTTCGCCTCTATGACCTCCCCGTCGACGTCTCGCTCGGGCAGGCACACGTCCGCGTGCGCGGACTCCCCGAGTCGACGGAGATCCGCGACATCAGGGCCGACAACCGTGGAGCCCTGCTCTCGGTCCAGGGGATCGTCCGCAAGGTGACGGAGGTCCGCCCGAAGGTGACAAACGCCGCCTTCGAGTGCCAGCGGTGTGGCACCCTCACCCGCATCCCCCAGTCGGACGGCGACTTCCAGGAGCCCCACGAGTGCCAGGGCTGTGAGCGGCAGGGGCCCTTCCGGGTGAACTTCGACCAGTCCGAGTTCGTCGACGCACAGAAGCTGCGGGTCCAGGAGTCCCCCGAGGGGCTGCGCGGCGGGGAGACCCCCCAGGCGATCGACGTCAACATCGAGGACGACATCACCGGCGAGGTCACGGCCGGCGACCACGTCACCGTCACCGGCATCCTCAAACTCGACCAGCAGGGCTCGGACCGCGAGAAGTCGCCGATGTTCGACACCTACATGACCGGCCTGTCGGTGGAGATCGAGGACGAGCAGTTCGAGGAGATGGACATCTCCGAGAGCGACAAGACCGAGATCGTCGAACTCTCGAACGACCCCGAGGTCTACGAGAAGATGGTCGGCGCCATCGCCCCCTCGATCTACGGCTACGAAATGGAGAAGCTCGCGATGGCGCTGCAACTGTTCTCGGGGGTCACCAAACACCTCCCCGACGGCTCCCGGCTCCGCGGAGACCTGCACATGCTCCTGATCGGGGACCCCGGAACTGGCAAATCGATGCTACTCCAATATATTCGACAAATAGCCCCGAGATCAGTGTACACATCGGGGAAAGGATCCTCTGCTGCGGGGCTCACTGCGGCGGCCGTGCGCGACGACTTCGGCGACGGCCAGCAGTGGACTTTAGAGGCCGGCGCGCTGGTTTTGGCCGACCAGGGGATCGCGGCCGTCGACGAACTTGACAAGATGGCCCCGGACGACCGCAGCGCCATGCACGAAGCGCTCGAACAACAATCAATTTCCGTAAGTAAGGCAGGGATTAACGCAACGCTGAAAAGTCGGTGCTCCCTGCTGGGCGCCGCGAACCCCAAGTACGGCCGGTTCGACCAGTACGAGCCCATCGGCGAGCAGATCGACCTCGAGCCCGCGCTCATCTCCCGCTTCGACCTGATCTTCACAGTCACCGACCAGCCGGACCAGGAGGAAGACGCGCGCCTCGCCGAGCACATCCTCCAGACGAACTACGCGGGCGAGCTCAACACCCACCGGACGGAGACGACGGCCTCGAACTACACCGAGGAGGAGGTCGAGACGGTGACCGAGGAGGTGGCGCCGACCATCGAGCCCGACCTGCTGCGCAAGTACGTCGCCTACGCCAAGCGCAACTGCTTCCCGACGATGACCGAGGAGGCCAAAGCCGAGATCCAGGACTTCTACGTCGACCTGCGAGCGGAGGGAACCGGCGACGACGCCCCCGTCCCGGTCACGGCCCGGAAGCTGGAAGCGCTGGTGCGGCTGGCGGAGGCCAGCGCCCGCGTTCGCCTCTCCGATACCGTCGAGAAGGAGGACGCCGAGCGGGCGACCGACATCGCCCGGTCGTCGATGGAGGACATCGGAATGGACCCCGAAACCGGGGAGTTCGACGCCGACGTCGTCGAGACCGGCACCTCGAAGAGCCAGCGCGACCGCGTGAAGAACATCCTCGACCTGGTCGGGGAGATCGAGGAGGAGTACGACGAGGGCGCGCCGGTCGACGTCGTCGTCGAGCGCGCCGAGGAACAGGGGATAGAGCCCTCGAAGGCCGAACACGAGATCGAGCAACTCAAACAGAAAGGCGAGGTGTACACCCCGACGAAGGGACACCTCCGGACCACCTGA
- a CDS encoding DUF7854 family protein, with the protein MDRISALRNVERALAEYEAGECTLPELEREVRGVLRSYATEYTDGSAWRARGDKRVDGLVVVAPSRSEARERAAATVDDPVTVEVDPLEEPGADDTAEGG; encoded by the coding sequence ATGGACCGGATATCGGCGCTCCGAAACGTCGAGCGCGCGCTCGCGGAGTACGAGGCCGGCGAGTGCACGCTGCCGGAGCTGGAGCGGGAGGTCCGTGGCGTGTTGCGCAGTTACGCCACGGAGTACACCGACGGGAGTGCCTGGCGTGCCCGCGGGGACAAGCGCGTCGACGGGCTGGTGGTGGTCGCTCCCTCGCGGTCGGAGGCCCGCGAACGGGCCGCGGCGACCGTCGACGACCCCGTGACTGTCGAGGTGGACCCGCTCGAAGAGCCCGGCGCGGACGACACGGCGGAGGGCGGGTAA
- a CDS encoding DUF7855 family protein has product MLLVIAYSREARQTLRNVCRAHGDTVVRQAGRVALLAETEFGAFQALRLRAKHGVQIQVERTEPFNEFEAVREDVREAARAYEARDEPATPYTAFASGRDLPSEAEMRDREL; this is encoded by the coding sequence GTGCTGCTGGTCATCGCGTACTCGCGGGAGGCGCGACAGACGCTGCGCAACGTCTGCCGGGCCCACGGGGACACGGTCGTCCGGCAGGCCGGGCGGGTAGCGCTGCTCGCGGAGACGGAGTTCGGGGCGTTCCAGGCGCTGCGGCTGCGGGCGAAACACGGGGTACAGATCCAGGTCGAGCGGACGGAGCCGTTCAACGAGTTCGAGGCGGTCCGCGAGGACGTCCGGGAGGCCGCCCGGGCCTACGAGGCCCGCGACGAGCCGGCCACCCCCTACACCGCCTTCGCGTCCGGCCGGGACCTGCCGAGCGAAGCCGAGATGCGGGACCGGGAGCTGTGA
- a CDS encoding DUF7856 family protein codes for MRCRVGAAVRTGEAVTVPGVEADRLAAAVEREAPVEAGDGPSVTVDCPAPGPLHGYVSPLGEGMGLRVRTALAVAARSRGLGTPHDEELAAVRERLAGLTVEAATSAEERRELAETTDTGRLRERVAAARGRLQAAREAGGDIAAASEALEAAVRELSEAETRAAAATDRLEAARGREREVRDRLERRRRLQDRAANLERDARAALVERVRGEYARAVRSLEDAHPGTEDPFEAPPAVAALAVVRVAAVDAPVVLDGGGRVGRAFADADAAAAWLDAPVIYIP; via the coding sequence GTGAGGTGTCGGGTGGGGGCGGCCGTCCGGACCGGCGAGGCCGTCACGGTGCCGGGGGTCGAGGCCGACCGGCTGGCTGCGGCCGTCGAGCGCGAGGCGCCCGTCGAGGCCGGGGACGGGCCGTCGGTGACCGTCGACTGCCCCGCGCCGGGCCCGCTTCACGGCTACGTCTCCCCCCTCGGGGAGGGGATGGGGCTGCGCGTCCGGACGGCGCTCGCGGTTGCGGCCCGGAGCCGCGGGCTGGGGACGCCACACGACGAGGAGCTCGCGGCAGTCCGCGAGCGGCTGGCGGGGCTGACAGTCGAGGCGGCCACGAGCGCAGAGGAGCGGCGGGAACTGGCGGAGACGACGGACACCGGCCGCCTGCGCGAGCGGGTCGCGGCGGCGCGGGGCCGGCTCCAGGCCGCCCGCGAGGCCGGCGGGGACATCGCCGCGGCGAGCGAGGCGCTGGAGGCCGCCGTCCGGGAGCTCTCGGAGGCCGAGACGCGGGCGGCGGCAGCGACCGACCGCCTGGAGGCCGCCCGCGGGCGCGAGCGGGAGGTCCGGGACCGCCTGGAGCGTCGGCGCCGGCTCCAGGACCGCGCGGCGAACCTCGAACGGGACGCCCGGGCGGCGCTGGTCGAGCGGGTCCGCGGGGAGTACGCCCGTGCGGTCCGGAGTCTGGAAGACGCACATCCGGGTACCGAGGACCCCTTCGAGGCCCCGCCGGCCGTCGCCGCCCTGGCTGTCGTCCGGGTGGCCGCCGTCGACGCCCCGGTCGTCCTCGACGGCGGCGGCCGGGTCGGGCGGGCGTTCGCCGACGCCGACGCGGCGGCCGCGTGGCTGGACGCGCCGGTGATTTATATCCCATGA
- a CDS encoding DUF7857 domain-containing protein, translating to MATLEANCRTAGSVTLVEVCVTAARPRRVRVENRLEGPVWPPRSDGVPEPGWDGEGFEGRVAPDDRLVLGYASPADPVDPPARIADEGEPGDREPTPQAVVKALGRREPPRAAMPGGADGADSATDFDGARPGPETESDAPRPGPDTGPGSGSGGSAGNPVDAWFAAVEGRLEAAEDLVAATSVEDAEAAVERAGGIEAVRRLQKRVQEDRAVLARLDRRCSRARERAEAVDVPVEALARLA from the coding sequence ATGGCGACACTCGAGGCCAACTGCAGGACCGCCGGCAGCGTGACGCTGGTGGAGGTGTGCGTGACCGCCGCCCGGCCCCGGCGGGTGCGCGTCGAGAACCGGCTGGAGGGACCGGTCTGGCCGCCCCGCAGCGACGGCGTCCCGGAACCGGGCTGGGACGGGGAGGGGTTCGAGGGTCGAGTGGCACCCGACGACCGGCTCGTCCTCGGCTACGCGAGCCCGGCCGACCCCGTCGACCCGCCCGCGCGCATCGCCGACGAGGGCGAGCCGGGCGACCGGGAGCCGACGCCGCAGGCCGTCGTGAAGGCCCTGGGACGGCGCGAGCCGCCGCGGGCGGCGATGCCCGGCGGAGCGGATGGAGCCGACAGCGCCACTGACTTCGACGGGGCCCGTCCCGGACCGGAGACCGAGTCGGACGCTCCGAGGCCGGGGCCGGATACCGGCCCCGGGAGCGGGAGTGGCGGCTCGGCCGGGAACCCGGTCGACGCCTGGTTCGCGGCGGTGGAGGGCCGGCTTGAGGCCGCCGAGGACCTGGTCGCGGCCACCTCCGTCGAAGACGCGGAGGCCGCAGTCGAGCGGGCGGGTGGCATCGAAGCGGTCAGACGGCTCCAGAAGCGGGTGCAGGAGGACCGCGCAGTGCTCGCCCGCCTCGACCGGCGGTGCTCGCGGGCGCGGGAGCGCGCCGAGGCGGTCGACGTGCCCGTGGAGGCACTGGCGCGTCTGGCATGA
- a CDS encoding nucleotide-binding protein, whose amino-acid sequence MTLAVTAGKGGVGKSTVAYNLGAELDAVVVDADLGMADLPARRGPDLHDVLAGRADALEAVDEGGPVALLPCGRSLAGARAADVTALAGTLDTVSRHYGEVVVDCPAGLGSDAGVALLAAEACLLVTRPTEPALAGAVQSRELARVLGTPLARVVLNRAGEAATRPVADALGAPVTTVPESDALARAQRAGQPVGAVAPDSRAASQFRALADSVGPLLDRHSSRSSV is encoded by the coding sequence ATGACGCTGGCGGTCACCGCGGGGAAGGGCGGCGTCGGCAAGTCGACCGTCGCGTACAATCTGGGTGCGGAACTCGACGCCGTCGTCGTCGACGCGGACCTGGGGATGGCCGACCTCCCGGCCCGGCGGGGTCCGGACCTGCACGACGTGCTCGCCGGGCGGGCCGACGCCCTCGAGGCCGTCGACGAGGGAGGGCCGGTCGCGCTGCTCCCCTGCGGACGGTCGCTCGCGGGCGCCCGGGCAGCCGACGTCACTGCCCTCGCCGGGACGCTCGATACCGTGAGTCGCCACTACGGCGAAGTCGTCGTCGACTGTCCCGCAGGACTGGGCAGCGATGCCGGCGTGGCGCTGCTCGCGGCCGAGGCCTGCCTGCTGGTGACACGGCCGACCGAGCCGGCGCTGGCCGGTGCGGTCCAGAGTCGCGAGCTGGCCCGTGTCCTCGGGACGCCGCTGGCACGGGTCGTCCTCAACAGGGCCGGCGAGGCGGCCACCCGCCCGGTCGCCGACGCGCTCGGCGCTCCGGTGACGACCGTTCCCGAGAGCGACGCGCTCGCGCGGGCACAGCGGGCCGGGCAGCCGGTGGGAGCTGTCGCACCGGACTCGCGGGCTGCCTCGCAGTTCCGGGCACTCGCGGACAGCGTCGGGCCGCTGCTCGACCGTCACTCCTCGCGCAGTTCGGTGTAG
- a CDS encoding transcription initiation factor IIB, translating into MAATTTQSCPECNGSLRSGECETVCQECGLVVDEHAIDPGPEWRSFEDDRTQPERTGAPLTRARHDRGLSTEIGHSTRLKGRKRRRVARMRRQHKRAQIASKAERNRVYAFTEIRRLVGDLDLPEHVRDRSCVLFESAQDAGLLQGRSIEGFAAAAVYATCRTASVSRTVEEVVAAATATRAELDAAYDAMNRELGLPTGPIDPAEYLARFASRLDLPTEVERRAREYAARAREEGIDNGRNPSGVAAACLYTAARALGCELTQEAAAEVADVTPVTLRATYTELREE; encoded by the coding sequence ATGGCAGCCACGACAACCCAGTCCTGTCCCGAGTGCAACGGCTCGCTCCGGTCCGGGGAGTGCGAGACGGTCTGTCAGGAGTGTGGGCTCGTCGTCGACGAGCACGCCATCGACCCGGGTCCGGAGTGGCGCTCGTTCGAGGACGACCGAACACAGCCCGAGCGGACCGGAGCGCCGCTGACACGGGCCCGCCACGACCGCGGGCTCTCGACGGAGATCGGCCACTCGACCCGCCTGAAGGGGCGCAAGCGCCGCCGGGTGGCACGGATGCGCCGCCAGCACAAGCGCGCCCAGATCGCCTCCAAGGCCGAGCGCAACCGCGTCTACGCGTTCACCGAGATCCGCCGGCTCGTGGGCGACCTCGACCTGCCCGAGCACGTCCGCGACCGGTCGTGTGTCCTCTTCGAGTCCGCCCAGGACGCCGGCCTCCTGCAGGGCCGGTCGATCGAGGGCTTCGCCGCCGCGGCCGTCTACGCCACCTGCCGGACGGCGTCGGTCTCGCGGACCGTCGAGGAGGTCGTGGCGGCAGCCACGGCGACGCGGGCGGAACTGGACGCCGCCTACGACGCGATGAACCGTGAACTCGGACTGCCGACCGGCCCGATCGACCCCGCGGAGTACCTGGCCCGCTTCGCCAGCCGGCTGGACCTCCCGACCGAGGTCGAGCGGCGTGCCCGCGAGTACGCCGCCCGCGCCCGCGAGGAGGGGATCGACAACGGGCGCAACCCAAGCGGCGTCGCGGCGGCCTGTCTCTACACCGCCGCGCGGGCGCTCGGCTGCGAGCTCACACAGGAAGCAGCGGCGGAGGTCGCGGACGTGACGCCGGTGACGCTGCGGGCGACCTACACCGAACTGCGCGAGGAGTGA
- a CDS encoding DUF7858 family protein produces MGLSEIAAGIEVTAEQERRGVATVDDTDATLEERLSEFAGELPCSPAEAAVAVERYAAGGSVGAAAEAAGVPAVTAAKALHLLGESVSPVGPVGREVVRDWVAGELPRSEAEELARVSGPEFALAAYIETHEPLDGARAAVEGALMREGRDGLDGAVGAAGGPR; encoded by the coding sequence ATGGGACTGTCGGAGATCGCGGCCGGGATCGAGGTCACGGCCGAACAGGAACGGCGGGGCGTCGCGACCGTCGACGACACGGACGCGACCCTTGAGGAGCGGCTGTCGGAGTTCGCCGGCGAACTGCCCTGCAGTCCTGCGGAGGCGGCGGTCGCCGTCGAGCGGTACGCCGCCGGCGGGAGCGTGGGCGCGGCGGCGGAGGCCGCGGGCGTGCCGGCGGTCACGGCCGCCAAGGCCCTGCATCTGCTCGGGGAGTCGGTCTCGCCGGTCGGACCCGTCGGCCGGGAGGTGGTCCGGGACTGGGTCGCGGGCGAACTCCCCCGGTCGGAGGCGGAGGAACTCGCCCGGGTCTCCGGCCCGGAGTTCGCGCTCGCGGCCTACATCGAGACCCACGAGCCCCTGGACGGCGCCCGGGCGGCCGTCGAGGGCGCCCTGATGCGGGAGGGGCGAGACGGGCTCGACGGCGCGGTGGGAGCGGCTGGCGGGCCGCGCTGA
- a CDS encoding SIMPL domain-containing protein gives MPRDSLIIAGVAAVLVLATAGAVAGGLGTAGAQSTAQPADRTVSVAATGSADASPDRAVVRVAATAEGNSSAEVRDALAADAEALRTALDELGVDYETIEYRIYSVDERERPPREEAPSAEYRGVHAYQVTLDEPDRAGAVIDAATEAGAEVTDIELTLSEETRTELREEAIRAAMTDARSQADTIAAAGDLRVTNVATVDASQGRYVPVRYEAADAGGNAAAPQTVISEGEVSVTYRVEVTYNATTA, from the coding sequence ATGCCACGCGATTCACTCATCATCGCCGGCGTCGCGGCCGTCCTCGTGCTCGCGACGGCCGGGGCCGTCGCCGGCGGACTCGGTACTGCCGGGGCACAGTCGACCGCACAGCCAGCCGACCGCACGGTCTCCGTCGCCGCAACCGGGAGCGCGGACGCCAGTCCCGACCGGGCGGTCGTCCGCGTCGCGGCCACCGCCGAGGGCAACAGCTCCGCGGAGGTCCGTGATGCGCTCGCGGCCGACGCCGAGGCGCTCCGGACCGCTCTCGACGAACTCGGCGTCGACTACGAGACTATCGAGTACCGCATCTACTCCGTCGACGAGCGCGAGCGCCCGCCCCGCGAGGAGGCTCCGTCGGCCGAGTACCGCGGCGTCCACGCCTACCAGGTGACGCTGGACGAGCCCGACCGGGCCGGGGCGGTCATCGATGCCGCGACTGAAGCGGGAGCCGAAGTGACCGACATCGAACTCACTCTCTCGGAGGAGACACGGACCGAGCTCCGCGAGGAGGCCATCCGGGCAGCGATGACCGACGCACGCTCGCAGGCGGACACGATCGCCGCGGCCGGTGACCTCCGGGTCACCAACGTCGCCACGGTCGACGCCTCTCAGGGCCGGTACGTGCCCGTGCGCTACGAGGCCGCCGACGCGGGCGGCAACGCGGCCGCCCCACAGACGGTCATCTCCGAGGGTGAAGTGTCCGTCACGTACCGCGTCGAAGTCACCTACAACGCGACGACCGCGTAG
- a CDS encoding MinD/ParA family ATP-binding protein: protein MTATVALAGAAGGVGTTRLTVECGATLARAGHDVAVLDAAYATQGLAAYADGQLGTDVTEVVTDDRELEAALVEHPADTAGRLALAPARAPFERLARAKTAGAAERFEDRMAAAALSHDVVLVDTPPVATNQAVAAATAADRVAVVTVDSTRGADALARTRGRLQDVGTAADAVLANRTPEPEVVTEADAAVPPSPVRRAADCPAVLPPDDAFAPAVAAATERAVGVSLDLEFPEGGRLDGLLDG, encoded by the coding sequence ATGACAGCCACAGTCGCGCTGGCCGGCGCGGCCGGCGGGGTGGGGACGACCCGGCTGACCGTCGAGTGCGGGGCGACGCTCGCGCGTGCGGGCCACGACGTCGCGGTGCTGGACGCCGCCTACGCCACGCAGGGGCTGGCCGCGTACGCGGACGGACAGCTCGGGACCGACGTCACCGAGGTCGTGACCGACGACCGCGAGCTGGAGGCGGCGCTGGTCGAGCACCCGGCCGACACCGCGGGTCGGCTGGCGCTCGCGCCGGCCCGGGCGCCCTTCGAGCGGCTGGCCCGCGCGAAGACCGCGGGCGCCGCCGAGCGCTTCGAGGACCGGATGGCCGCCGCCGCACTCTCACACGATGTCGTGCTGGTGGACACGCCGCCGGTCGCGACCAACCAGGCCGTCGCGGCCGCGACCGCCGCCGACCGGGTCGCGGTCGTCACGGTCGACTCCACGCGGGGCGCGGACGCGCTCGCCCGGACCCGCGGTCGCCTCCAGGACGTCGGGACCGCGGCCGACGCGGTACTGGCCAACCGCACACCGGAGCCGGAGGTCGTCACCGAGGCCGACGCGGCCGTGCCACCCTCGCCGGTCCGGCGTGCTGCGGACTGTCCGGCCGTGCTCCCGCCGGACGACGCGTTCGCGCCCGCGGTCGCGGCGGCGACCGAGCGCGCGGTCGGCGTCTCGCTGGACCTCGAGTTCCCCGAGGGCGGGCGGCTGGACGGGCTGCTCGACGGCTGA
- a CDS encoding HIT family protein, which produces MDGCIFCAIVDGEAPSHRVYEDEETCAFLDANPLARGHTLVVPKAHHERVNDMPPDVAGAVGRTIARVAPAVEAAVDAPASTIAYNNGRAAGQEVPHVHAHIVPRFADDGAGPVHALFGGPGTADDGELAAVAEDVAGHL; this is translated from the coding sequence ATGGACGGCTGCATCTTCTGTGCGATCGTCGACGGCGAGGCCCCCAGCCACCGGGTCTACGAGGACGAGGAGACCTGCGCCTTCCTGGACGCCAACCCGCTCGCGCGCGGGCACACGCTGGTGGTCCCGAAGGCCCACCACGAGCGGGTCAACGACATGCCCCCGGACGTGGCGGGGGCCGTGGGGCGGACCATCGCCAGGGTCGCGCCGGCGGTCGAGGCCGCCGTCGACGCCCCCGCGAGCACCATCGCGTACAACAACGGCCGGGCAGCCGGCCAGGAGGTGCCCCACGTCCACGCCCACATCGTCCCCCGCTTCGCCGACGACGGCGCCGGGCCGGTCCACGCCCTGTTCGGCGGACCCGGCACGGCCGACGACGGGGAGCTCGCGGCGGTCGCCGAGGACGTGGCGGGTCACCTGTAG